One part of the Trichoplusia ni isolate ovarian cell line Hi5 chromosome 2, tn1, whole genome shotgun sequence genome encodes these proteins:
- the LOC113501345 gene encoding uncharacterized protein LOC113501345, translated as MELPTLLKLLKSLKEVDLFKGGITSLRQVIKDIGFVYKKVNKRKIIMERTDIALARCTFLRKAKNISDWSKVVFLDETWLNANHTVAKSWTDDTAQSSTKVPEGKGERLIICHAGTASGFVPNCLLAFKSKKTTEYHEEMNYEKIKDWFIGLLNNLKEPMTIIMDNAPYHSVQVNKPPNQSNRKSELVKWLSENGVTADIKMLKTELIALIRRHKPPTPTYALDEIAKEKGHQVLRLPPYHCQYNAIELIWAQ; from the coding sequence ATGGAGCTACCCACATTGCTCAAGCttctaaaatcattaaaagaaGTTGACTTGTTCAAAGGAGGTATTACTTCGTTGCGGCAAGTTATAAAAGATATTggctttgtttacaaaaaagttaacaaaaggAAGATTATCATGGAGAGGACTGACATTGCCCTAGCAAGATGTACATTTTTAAGGAAGGCTAAAAACATAAGTGATTGGAGCAAAGTTGTCTTTTTGGATGAAACGTGGCTAAACGCCAACCACACAGTGGCTAAAAGTTGGACCGACGATACGGCACAATCGAGTACCAAAGTACCGGAGGGCAAAGGCGAACGCCTTATTATTTGTCACGCAGGTACAGCAAGTGGATTCGTCCCTAATTGTTTGCTGGCTTTTAAGTCAAAAAAAACTACGGAGTATCATGAGGAGATGAACTacgaaaaaattaaagattGGTTCATAggtctattaaataatttaaaagagcCTATGACCATAATAATGGACAACGCACCCTACCATTCGGTACAAGTTAATAAACCCCCAAACCAATCCAACCGCAAAAGCGAGTTGGTGAAGTGGCTGAGTGAAAACGGAGTTACAGcggatataaaaatgttaaagacgGAGCTTATTGCCTTAATCCGGCGTCATAAGCCACCAACTCCTACCTATGCTCTGGACGAGATAGCAAAAGAAAAAGGCCACCAGGTCCTTCGACTACCACCCTACCATTGCCAGTATAATGCTATTGAGCTGATTTGGGCTCAATAA
- the LOC113503165 gene encoding origin recognition complex subunit 1 yields the protein MPRRKITLKTVTWLSDEIHEPQSLSASFRFYEKFQYGNITAGIGDYVLVSNADAAEPDTESGCDAAKIVSLFEDPTNSSDPFRAKVQWYSRPTDLPNWCFSNMEAVSFMENEVIEDHRAFNQNVSIETFFRKCSITLTFTKDFNEINEPFHYICRYRLLPVNRRKVHIEPILDEERQARALLSTPNKTPSKSTPKTPSSLVKRMSRVSISEKNWSVSKNDGTKLLLKRAILADKNEKDSPKKVTPKVTPTKVTETPKSSKKLSKNNLEEILSMELKENSDDELPTLIIRQHVATTPKRKQSISKILNEETPKKVLVFEDDEKQTPTTRSGRAKAPINYQEPEVSPVKRSARKAARKITESDDDFKPIPKTPRTPRTPKVKTPAATPKRSVTRRIMTSQLTPTLRNRAHSIDNIDEFVKDSKSLPGRESQMEEILSFVRTKLLDGVSGCMYISGVPGTGKTATVCSALKILKEEADLPDFQLVEVNGMRIAEPRQAYVQIYKQLTGKTVVWEQACALLDKRFKNPGPRRTPTVLLVDELDALCTRRQDVLYSIMEWAAHNSALLSVLAVANTMDLPERALAARVASRLGLTRLTFLPYTHTQLQLIVATRLAGANVTADAVQLIARKVAAVSGDARRALALCSRALELAGAGGAGLREVQQALAEASSSAVVRIIRSCSPAERLMLRAVAAEAERTGTDETTLSRALMTAAAIVALDGRPYKSAVSIRAPTASQAQAICARLAALRLLLLEPKPSEPRLLLNISADDVHYATKDIQV from the exons atgcctagaagaaaaataacactaaaaactgTGACTTGGTTAAGTGATGAGATTCACGAACCGCAAAGTTTATCGGCCTCCTTTCGTTTTTACGA GAAGTTCCAGTACGGTAATATAACGGCTGGAATTGGTGATTATGTGCTTGTATCGAACGCTGATGCGGCAGAACCGGACACAGAAAGTGGTTGCGATGCCGCTAAAATCGTCTCATTGTTTGAGGACCCTACGAACTCAAGCGATCCCTTCAGAGCCAAAGTCCAGTGGTATTCACGGCCCACCGACCTGCCAAACTGGTGTTTTAGTAATATGGAAGCTGTTAGCTTCATGGAAAATGAg GTAATAGAGGACCATAGAGCCTTTAACCAAAATGTGTCCATCGAAACATTCTTTAGGAAATGCTCAATCACTCTTACCTTTACAAaagatttcaatgaaataaatgagCCATTCCACTACATATGCAGATATCGCCTACTACCAGTAAACAGACGGAAAGTACATATAGAACCAATATTAGATGAGGAAAGGCAAGCCCGAGCATTGTTGAGTACACCAAATAAAACACCTTCAAAGTCTACCCCTAAAACACCAAGTAGTTTAGTTAAAAGAATGAGTAGAGTGTCCATATCTGAGAAAAACTGGAGTGTCAGCAAAAATGATGGAACAAAACTCCTCTTAAAAAGAGCCATCCTAGCagacaaaaatgaaaaagactCACCAAAGAAAGTCACACCAAAAGTGACCCCTACAAAAGTCACAGAAACACCAAAAAGTTCAaagaaattaagtaaaaataatctagaaGAGATTCTGTCTATGgaactaaaagaaaattctgATGATGAGCTCCCTACTTTGATAATAAGGCAGCATGTAGCCACTACACccaaaagaaaacaatcaatatCTAAAATCCTTAATGAGGAAACtccaaaaaaggttttagtctTTGAGGATGATGAGAAACAGACCCCAACAACACGATCTGGAAGGGCAAAAGCTCCTATTAATTATCAGGAACCAGAAGTATCTCCTGTAAAGAGGTCAGCTAGGAAGGCAGCCCGTAAGATTACAGAGAGTGATGATGACTTCAAACCCATTCCAAAGACACCAAGAACACCTCGGACTCCCAAAGTTAAAACACCAGCAGCAACTCCAAAGCGTAGTGTTACTAGAAGGATTATGACTAGCCAGCTAACTCCGACTTTAAGAAACAGGGCTCATTCTATTGATAACATTGATG AGTTTGTCAAAGATAGCAAATCCTTGCCAGGCAGAGAAAGTCAGATGGAAGAAATATTGTCATTTGTAAGGACAAAGCTGTTGGATGGTGTTAGTGG GTGTATGTACATATCAGGCGTGCCGGGCACTGGCAAGACAGCTACCGTGTGCTCAGCCCTCAAGATCTTGAAGGAGGAGGCGGACTTACCCGACTTCCAACTGGTGGAGGTCAACGGCATGAGGATCGCGGAGCCCCGGCAGGCGTACGTGCAGATATACAAACAGCTTACTG GTAAAACGGTAGTGTGGGAACAAGCATGTGCATTACTAGACAAGAGGTTTAAGAACCCGGGGCCGAGGAGAACGCCCACCGTGTTACTCGTCGACGAG CTGGACGCCCTGTGCACCCGTCGCCAGGACGTCCTGTACAGCATCATGGAGTGGGCGGCGCACAACAGCGCGCTGCTGAGCGTGCTGGCCGTGGCCAACACCATGGACCTGCCCGAGCGCGCGCTGGCCGCCCGCGTGGCCTCCCGCCTCGGACTCACACGACTCACCTTCCTGCCCTACACACATACGCAGCTACAGCTGATCGTCGCTACCAGACTTGCCGGCGCTAACGTTACTGCAGATGCCGTGCAATTGATAGCTAG GAAAGTGGCAGCAGTATCAGGCGACGCTCGGCGCGCGCTAGCGCTGTGCTCCCGCGCGCTGGAgctggcgggcgcgggcggcgcggggctgcGGGAGGTGCAGCAGGCGCTGGCCGAGGCCTCCTCCAGCGCGGTCGTGCGCATCATCAGGAGCTGCTCGCCCGCCGAGAGGCTCATGTTGAGGGCTGTCGCTGCTGAG gCTGAAAGAACAGGCACAGACGAAACAACTCTATCACGGGCGTTAATGACAGCAGCTGCTATAGTAGCGCTCGACGGTCGTCCATACAAGTCAGCTGTGAGCATCCGAGCGCCGACAGCGTCGCAAGCGCAGGCGATATGCGCGCGACTCGCTGCGTTACGACTATTGCTACTAGAACCAAAACCTTCAGAACCGAGATTGTTATTGAATATCAGTGCTGATGATGTGCATTATGCCACTAAAGATATACAAGTTTGA
- the LOC113503216 gene encoding SUMO-activating enzyme subunit 1: MVETNDIELSEAEAEQYDRQIRLWGLESQKRLRAAKVLIIGIAGLGAEIAKNVILSGVKSVCLLDNEKLKEIDLYSQFLAPPDKIGENRAEASLTRARALNPMVDITAETKSVDNLPDSFFTEFDIVCATGLKQEQLERINNACRDSNKKFLCGDVWGMYGYMFADLVDHEYSEEIVQHKAQKRGPDDTEKTAAETFSITVKRRAIYVPLQNALSVDWMKPEMRSRLRRGDPSYFIMKILLRFKDEYNRNPDPAKRKEDTAILLRMRDELVKELSLPAGFIVDALLLDVFGTMSGAAAVIGGVIAQEVVKAVSQREPPHNNMFFFNPVKCVGFVELYGQ; the protein is encoded by the coding sequence ATGGTTGAAACAAACGATATTGAGTTATCTGAGGCGGAAGCAGAACAATACGATCGTCAGATTCGTCTCTGGGGTTTGGAATCTCAGAAAAGGTTACGTGCCGCGAAAGTATTAATCATCGGAATAGCGGGCCTCGGCGCTGAAATCGCTAAGAATGTTATTCTATCTGGTGTCAAGAGTGTCTGTTTGTTAGACAACGAAAAGCTCAAGGAAATAGATCTTTATTCTCAGTTTCTGGCACCGCCTGATAAAATAGGGGAGAATAGAGCTGAGGCTTCGTTGACGAGAGCGAGGGCTTTGAACCCTATGGTCGACATAACAGCGGAAACCAAGTCCGTCGACAACTTGCCCGATAGCTTCTTCACTGAATTCGATATTGTTTGTGCAACGGGGCTAAAACAGGAACAACTTGAACGTATAAACAACGCTTGTCGAGACAGCAATAAGAAATTCCTGTGTGGTGATGTTTGGGGCATGTACGGTTACATGTTCGCTGATCTTGTGGACCACGAATATTCCGAAGAAATTGTACAGCATAAAGCCCAGAAGCGAGGTCCCGACGACACGGAGAAGACGGCTGCGGAAACATTTAGCATAACTGTGAAACGCAGAGCAATATATGTGCCCCTACAAAATGCGTTATCAGTTGATTGGATGAAACCTGAGATGCGTTCAAGATTACGCCGCGGCGATCCTTCTTACTTTATAATGAAGATCTTGCTACGTTTTAAGGATGAGTATAACAGAAACCCGGACCCTGCTAAGAGGAAAGAAGATACTGCAATACTCCTGCGCATGAGAGATGAACTTGTAAAGGAACTATCTCTGCCTGCTGGGTTCATAGTTGATGCTCTACTTTTAGATGTATTTGGCACTATGTCTGGTGCTGCAGCAGTCATTGGTGGTGTGATTGCCCAAGAGGTGGTGAAGGCTGTGAGCCAGAGAGAACCACCACACAACAACATGTTCTTCTTCAACCCCGTCAAATGTGTAGGGTTTGTTGAGTTGTATGGTCAGTGA